In the genome of Nymphaea colorata isolate Beijing-Zhang1983 chromosome 9, ASM883128v2, whole genome shotgun sequence, one region contains:
- the LOC116260059 gene encoding dof zinc finger protein DOF1.7-like produces the protein MMNMVPWPQEVGAKPLEEMVSPSSCSSRSMPERKAKPQREQALNCPRCSSTNTKFCYYNNYSLSQPRYFCKTCRRYWTEGGSLRNVPVGGGSRKNKRSITKKLPDIHSPIISDPFSHTNVDDGKEVNLAFPIPRDCHSHPTKALPSSELLDYGNPASSSSSSSALSALDLMKSELPPRSLGSLTSIQDANFYGLPGFGLHDLRSSMGIEGFSGSGNFQDTQDNGKLGFSFEDLRQPSHVESDQNAAQAVGGSAYWNGIFGGAPWSQVANYGLYESSRLTLP, from the exons ATGATGAATATGGTGCCCTGGCCACAG GAAGTCGGAGCTAAGCCCCTGGAGGAGATGGTGTCGCCTTCGTCATGCTCATCAAGATCAATGCCAGAGAGAAAGGCGAAGCCCCAGAGGGAGCAAGCCTTGAACTGCCCAAGGTGCAGCTCCACCAACACCAAATTCTGCTACTACAACAACTACAGCCTCTCCCAGCCCCGCTACTTCTGCAAGACCTGCAGAAGGTACTGGACGGAAGGTGGTTCTCTGCGGAACGTGCCCGTTGGCGGCGGATCCAGAAAGAACAAGAGATCAATTACCAAGAAGCTCCCCGATATCCATTCACCCATTATTTCCGACCCCTTCTCGCACACCAATGTTGATGACGGCAAGGAGGTCAACTTGGCATTCCCCATTCCACGGGACTGCCACTCTCACCCCACCAAGGCACTGCCTTCTTCTGAACTTCTTGATTATGGAAAcccagcttcttcttcttcctcctcctctgctcTCTCAGCTTTGGATTTGATGAAAAGTGAGCTTCCTCCTAGAAGTTTAGGGTCTTTAACGTCAATCCAAGATGCCAACTTCTATGGCCTTCCCGGTTTTGGCTTGCATGATCTCAGGAGCAGCATGGGTATCGAGGGGTTCAGCGGAAGTGGGAATTTTCAAGATACTCAAGACAACGGAAAGCTGGGCTTCTCTTTTGAAGATCTGAGGCAACCTTCTCATGTGGAATCAGATCAGAATGCTGCCCAAGCAGTTGGAGGATCTGCATATTGGAATGGGATTTTTGGAGGGGCACCATGGTCCCAGGTAGCAAATTATGGGCTTTATGAGAGTTCTAGACTGACTCTGCCATGA